A single Lolium perenne isolate Kyuss_39 chromosome 6, Kyuss_2.0, whole genome shotgun sequence DNA region contains:
- the LOC127306454 gene encoding ATP-dependent DNA helicase homolog RECG1, chloroplastic/mitochondrial, protein MIASSSSAQSWLKSAGENHLARAISLEFRRGRSEMLGSRMRFRNALGSRLFRWCSRDKHTSVQKLLQVDGVAERSKLLNKVPVLMGYSNTQYLMEQERVRRESATELISVLKEIDFAEISAKFPCIKIGDSSPIELYDDSAGMMCKETMLSGNLTNFILESGGNLETDREFADKCHPLGPSIVNVNNPPISEESSLTTQNISHEPAVDAEVCAESLPDATTADGNALDKSESCLPGEPAVVMEASLESLADATSPDGNILDKDIRSLPGTTSRQYRKLEDGGFHTIRKLLQHFPRTYADLQNPQGLIEDGQYIMFFGTVISSKGVKIRSTLGLVEVVVGCSIVETGLSSSAMSCNSGAEQKKTIHLHLKKFFSGTRFSSPYFLNCISSKHKEGDLVYVSGKVKKVLSNGHYDLKEYTIDMLEEEQQSTLPDRKPYPIYPSKAGLEARLLGQSISRTLKMLTPDIDPIPPEVLAEFNLANLFDAYMGIHEPKNRDEADFARRRLIFDDFFYLQLGRLFQMLEAVGTRVEKEALLFKCENHELNAVGVDLWSPLAKKLLKSLPYSLTASQLDAVKEIIWDLRRPVPMNRLLQGDVGCGKTIVAFLACMEVVNSGFQAAFMVPTEILAVQHYEHLTSLLEKLDGDECKPNIALLTGSTSTRESRIIRNGLKTGEISMVIGTHTLIADKTNFSALRISVIDEQQRFGVVQRGRFNNKLYTPSSKLSNENGNADVASDSETFMAPHVLAMSATPIPRTLALALYGDMSLTQITDLPPGRQPIETLALEGNDAGFETVFQMMRDELTDGGKVYLVYPIIDESEHLPQLHAAKADFDSIKEKFEGYPCGLLHGRMKGVEKDEALGNFRSGETRILLSTQVIEIGVDVPDASMMIVMNAERFGMSQLHQLRGRVGRGGKKSKCILLSSTSSTLPRLKVLEKSSDGFHLANADLVMRGPGNLLGKKQSGHLPEFPIARLEVDGAILQEAHLAAVRVLGTSNDLALYPRLKVELSMRQPLCLLGD, encoded by the exons GTACCTGTTTTGATGGGCTATAGTAACACACAGTATCTAATGGAGCAAGAAAGAGTCCGCAGAGAATCTGCTACAGAGTTGATCAGTGTCTTGAAAGAAATTGACTTCGCGGAAATTTCGGCGAAGTTTCCGTGCATAAAAATCGGTGACTCATCACCAATTGAACTATATGATGATTCTGCTGGTATGATGTGCAAAGAAACCATGCTTTCTGGAAACCTCACGAATTTCATCCTAGAATCTGGTGGAAATTTGGAGACGGATCGTGAATTTGCTGACAAGTGCCACCCATTAGGTCCATCCATAGTAAATGTAAACAATCCTCCAATTAGTGAAGAGAGTTCTCTCACCACTCAGAATATTTCTCATGAACCGGCAGTTGATGCTGAGGTTTGCGCTGAGTCATTACCTGATGCTACAACTGCTGATGGTAATGCCCTGGACAAAAGTGAAAGTTGTTTGCCTGGAGAACCAGCGGTTGTTATGGAAGCTTCTCTCGAGTCATTAGCTGATGCTACAAGTCCTGATGGTAATATCTTGGACAAAGATATAAGGTCCTTGCCTGGAACAACTAGTAGGCAATATCGCAAGCTAGAGGATGGCGGTTTCCATACG ATCCGCAAATTGTTGCAGCATTTCCCCCGGACCTATGCAGATCTACAAAATCCTCAAGGTCTAATAGAAGATGGGCAGTACATCATGTTCTTTGGAACTGTTATATCTTCCAA GGGAGTCAAGATTAGAAGTACTTTAGGTCTTGTTGAGGTTGTCGTTGGTTGTTCAATAGTTGAGACCGGGTTAAGCTCTTCAGCCATGAGTTGTAACTCTGGTGCAGAGCAAAAAAAGACGATTCATTTGCACCTCAAGAAGTTCTTCAGCGGCACACGTTTCTCTTCTCCATATTTTCTTAACTGCATATCATCAAAGCACAAAGAGGGGGATCTTGTTTATGTCAGTGGTAAG GTGAAGAAGGTACTGTCTAATGGGCATTATGATTTGAAGGAGTACACTATTGACATGCTCGAAGAAGAGCAACAAAGTACCCTGCCTGACAGGAAACCATATCCTATATATCCATCAAAAGCGGGACTGGAAGCACGTTTGCTGGGCCAATCCATCTCTAG GACCTTGAAGATGCTGACTCCAGACATTGATCCTATTCCTCCTGAGGTTCTCGCTGAGTTCAACTTGGCAAATCTTTTTGAT GCTTACATGGGGATTCATGAACCTAAGAATCGAGATGAAGCTGATTTTGCTCGCCGAAGGCTTATTTTCGACGATTTCTTTTATCTCCAG TTGGGAAGACTATTTCAAATGCTTGAAGCAGTTGGCACACGGGTTGAGAAGGAAGCATTGCTATTTAAGTGTGAAAATCATGAGTTAAATGCTGTTGGTGTCGATCTGTGGTCTCCTCTTGCAAAGAAATTGTTGAAGTCTCTTCCTTATTCACTTACTGCTAGTCAGTTAGATGCTGTTAAAGAGATTATATGGGATCTCAGAAGACCAGTTCCTATGAACAGGCTCTTGCAA GGGGATGTTGGTTGTGGTAAAACTATAGTGGCTTTCCTAGCATGTATGGAGGTTGTTAACTCAGGATTTCAG GCTGCATTCATGGTTCCAACTGAGATACTTGCTGTTCAGCATTATGAACACCTAACTTCATTGCTGGAGAAGTTGGATGGAGATGAATGCAAACCAAATATTGCCTTGCTAACTGGTTCAACTTCCACCAGGGAGTCGAGGATAATTCGAAAT GGTCTCAAGACTGGAGAAATATCGATGGTCATTGGAACACACACCTTAATAGCTGATAAAACTAACTTTTCAGCCTTACGTATCTCTGTTATAGATGAGCAGCAACGCTTTGGTGTTGTTCAGCGAGGAAGATTTAATAACAAG CTGTATACTCCGTCTTCAAAGCTGAGTAATGAAAATGGAAACGCAGATGTGGCTTCTGATTCTGAAACATTTATGGCTCCCCATGTTCTTGCTATGTCAGCTACCCCAATTCCAAGAACACTGGCCCTTGCTTTATATGGGGACATGTCTCTTACTCAG ATTACAGACTTGCCTCCAGGAAGGCAACCCATAGAAACTCTTGCTCTTGAAGGAAATGATGCTGGGTTTGAAACTGTCTTCCAG ATGATGAGGGATGAGCTTACGGATGGTGGCAAAGTCTACCTTGTTTATCCTATCATAGACGAATCAGAGCACCTACCACAACTCCATGCTGCTAAAGCTGATTTTGATTCCATAAAGGAAAAGTTCGAAGGTTACCCATGTGGGCTGTTGCATGGGCGCATGAAGGGCGTCGAGAAGGATGAAGCTCTGGGCAATTTTAGATCCGGGGAAACTCGTATTCTCCTCTCAACCCAAGTTATTGAGATCGGAGTCGATGTTCCTGATGCTTCTATGATGATTGTCATGAACGCTGAGAGATTTGGTATGTCTCAACTGCACCAGTTAAGAGGGCGGGTTGGTCGTGGGGGAAAGAAATCCAAGTGCATACTCCTGTCCTCCACTTCTAGCACATTGCCACGGTTGAAGGTGCTTGAGAAGTCATCCGATGGATTTCACCTAGCTAACGCTGACCTGGTGATGCGTGGCCCTGGCAATCTGCTTGGCAAGAAACAGTCAGGACATCTTCCAGAATTTCCAATAGCTAGACTGGAGGTTGATGGAGCTATTCTACAAGAGGCGCATCTCGCCGCAGTA AGGGTTTTGGGAACAAGCAACGACCTAGCACTATATCCACGGCTGAAAGTGGAGCTCAGCATGAGGCAACCCTTGTGCCTTCTTGGGGATTAA